In one Candidatus Methylomirabilota bacterium genomic region, the following are encoded:
- a CDS encoding cupin domain-containing protein, whose protein sequence is MSASVARAVPTVQIDDASVRVTEWRFAPGAATGWHRHEYAYVVVPLTTGRLEITAREGASVAELRAGRAYARAAGVEHDVRNANAFEFVFVEIELKRA, encoded by the coding sequence ATGTCGGCGAGCGTCGCGCGCGCCGTGCCCACCGTCCAGATCGACGACGCGAGCGTCCGCGTCACCGAGTGGCGCTTCGCGCCCGGCGCCGCCACCGGCTGGCACCGGCACGAGTACGCGTACGTGGTCGTGCCGCTCACGACGGGCCGGCTCGAGATCACCGCGCGCGAGGGCGCGAGCGTGGCGGAGCTCCGCGCCGGCCGCGCGTACGCCCGGGCCGCCGGCGTCGAGCACGACGTCCGGAACGCGAACGCCTTCGAGTTCGTCTTCGTCGAGATCGAGCTGAAGCGCGCCTGA
- a CDS encoding Gfo/Idh/MocA family oxidoreductase, producing the protein MSRPPAPTVGVIGLGYGRAHIPAFQAAGCRVVAVCQRDQAAAKAVAERYGVPGVFERWEDMLERAAPEIVVIATPPHLHHAIALAAFARGAHVVCEKPLAMTATEARAMVDAAGRARRVAMTGFNWRFTPAMQELHSRVREGALGRPLHLALRWLGARWADEGAAATWRMDRAQAGHGAMGDMGVHMIDLVRWSFGEFRRVTAHAGIAYPSRSAPGVGRPPDAEDYCTVLAELVSGAQVTLTASRAAHGANEHTLEAYGTRGGVRYRLTRERPRWYEGELGVAASGKSFEPVAPRVAAPAGAGEGDPMEVIGKVTIAPLVGELLRAIGSGAPASPSLADGLAAQAVLDAVLASLARGGWVDVA; encoded by the coding sequence ATGAGCCGCCCTCCCGCGCCCACCGTCGGCGTCATCGGGCTCGGCTACGGCCGCGCCCACATTCCAGCGTTCCAGGCGGCCGGCTGCCGCGTCGTCGCCGTCTGCCAGCGCGACCAGGCGGCCGCCAAGGCCGTCGCCGAGCGCTACGGCGTGCCCGGCGTGTTCGAGCGCTGGGAGGACATGCTCGAGCGCGCCGCGCCAGAGATCGTCGTGATCGCGACGCCGCCCCACCTGCACCACGCGATCGCGCTCGCCGCCTTCGCCCGCGGCGCTCACGTCGTGTGCGAGAAGCCGCTCGCGATGACCGCCACCGAGGCGCGCGCCATGGTCGACGCGGCGGGGCGCGCGCGGCGCGTGGCGATGACGGGCTTCAACTGGCGCTTCACGCCCGCGATGCAGGAGCTCCACTCGCGCGTGCGCGAGGGCGCGCTCGGCCGGCCGCTCCACCTGGCGCTCCGCTGGCTCGGCGCGCGCTGGGCCGACGAGGGCGCGGCGGCCACGTGGCGGATGGACCGCGCGCAGGCGGGCCACGGCGCGATGGGCGACATGGGCGTGCACATGATCGATCTCGTGCGCTGGAGCTTCGGCGAGTTCCGGCGCGTCACAGCCCATGCCGGCATCGCCTACCCGTCGCGCTCGGCGCCAGGCGTCGGCCGGCCGCCCGACGCCGAGGATTACTGCACGGTGCTGGCCGAGCTCGTCTCGGGCGCGCAGGTCACGCTCACCGCGAGCCGCGCCGCCCACGGCGCGAACGAGCACACGCTCGAGGCGTACGGGACGCGCGGCGGCGTGCGCTATCGGCTCACGCGCGAGAGGCCGCGCTGGTACGAGGGCGAGCTCGGCGTCGCGGCGAGCGGGAAGAGCTTCGAGCCGGTGGCGCCGCGCGTGGCGGCGCCGGCCGGGGCCGGCGAGGGCGATCCGATGGAGGTCATCGGGAAGGTCACGATCGCGCCGCTCGTCGGGGAGCTCCTCCGCGCGATCGGGTCGGGCGCGCCGGCGTCGCCCTCGCTCGCCGACGGCCTCGCCGCGCAGGCGGTGCTCGACGCCGTCCTCGCCTCGCTCGCGCGCGGCGGCTGGGTGGACGTCGCGTAG
- a CDS encoding trypsin-like peptidase domain-containing protein, with the protein MTRRRLLVTALGVVLAAGLTAGRAPAQAPAPAPKDAKGAPAVRPPATLPPLPEGLTPEERRNIEVFRRASSSVVFITKSAVRRDLFTMDVQQIPKGTGSGFVWDRQGHVVTNFHVIQDGNAFSVTLADQSEWDATIVGVAPEKDLAVLNIKAPADKLVPLTLGTSRSLLVGQRVLAVGNPFGLDHSLTVGVVSALGRELRSPTGRRIRDVIQTDAAINPGNSGGPLLDSSGRLVGVNTALFSPSGTSVGIGFAVPVDAVTRLVPQLIARGRAVQPGIGVMLVPGHLVERLGIEGVVIAEVTPDGPAGRAGLEGLEPTNRGYVVRDRIVAVDGKPVKTEDDLRDAIEAVGVGKTVTLTVARGNARREVRVPLVQIE; encoded by the coding sequence ATGACGCGGCGTCGGCTCCTGGTCACGGCCCTCGGCGTGGTGCTCGCGGCCGGGCTCACCGCCGGGCGGGCGCCCGCCCAGGCCCCCGCGCCGGCGCCGAAGGACGCCAAGGGCGCGCCCGCCGTCAGGCCCCCGGCGACGCTCCCGCCCCTGCCCGAAGGCCTGACCCCGGAGGAGCGGCGCAACATCGAGGTCTTCCGCCGCGCCTCGAGCTCCGTCGTCTTCATCACGAAGAGCGCCGTCCGGCGCGACCTCTTCACGATGGACGTCCAGCAGATCCCAAAGGGCACGGGCAGCGGCTTCGTCTGGGACCGTCAGGGCCACGTCGTGACCAACTTCCACGTGATCCAGGACGGCAACGCGTTCTCGGTGACGCTCGCCGACCAGTCGGAATGGGACGCGACGATCGTGGGTGTCGCGCCCGAGAAGGATCTGGCGGTCCTCAACATCAAAGCGCCCGCCGACAAGCTCGTGCCGCTCACGCTCGGGACCTCGCGGAGCCTCCTCGTGGGCCAGCGCGTGCTCGCCGTGGGGAACCCGTTCGGGCTCGACCACTCGCTCACGGTCGGCGTGGTCAGCGCGCTCGGCCGTGAGCTCCGCTCGCCCACCGGCCGGCGCATCCGCGACGTCATCCAGACCGACGCGGCGATCAACCCCGGCAACTCGGGGGGGCCGCTCCTCGACTCGAGCGGCCGGCTCGTCGGCGTGAATACCGCGCTGTTCAGCCCGAGCGGCACCTCGGTCGGCATCGGCTTCGCCGTGCCCGTGGACGCGGTCACCCGTCTGGTACCGCAGCTCATCGCGCGCGGCCGCGCGGTCCAGCCGGGCATCGGCGTGATGCTGGTGCCCGGCCACCTGGTCGAGCGGCTCGGGATCGAGGGCGTTGTGATCGCCGAGGTCACGCCGGACGGGCCGGCCGGCCGCGCCGGGCTCGAGGGTCTCGAGCCCACGAACCGGGGGTACGTCGTGCGCGACCGGATCGTCGCGGTGGACGGCAAGCCCGTGAAGACCGAGGATGACCTGCGCGACGCCATCGAGGCCGTCGGCGTCGGCAAGACGGTCACGCTCACCGTCGCGCGCGGCAATGCGCGGCGCGAGGTGCGCGTGCCGCTCGTCCAGATCGAGTAG
- a CDS encoding chromate transporter: protein MAPPAARLMRGLATLAWTFLWLSVLCVGGGLGVVPELQRQVVTRHEWVTAREFVDGYTLSQLTPGPTMLVVVFVGYRAYGVPGACVAGLAMFLPTSSLTAFIARRWERLRTHPWALAAEQGLAPVGLGLMAAGVYTLARGGVHDAATAALAAVATLALTAERVPPPAVVLAGGVAGWLLGL from the coding sequence GTGGCACCGCCCGCGGCGCGCCTGATGCGCGGCCTCGCGACGCTCGCCTGGACCTTCCTCTGGCTCAGCGTCCTCTGCGTCGGCGGCGGCCTCGGGGTGGTGCCCGAGCTGCAGCGCCAGGTCGTGACGCGGCACGAGTGGGTGACGGCGCGCGAGTTCGTGGACGGCTACACGCTGTCCCAGCTCACGCCCGGCCCCACGATGCTCGTCGTCGTGTTCGTCGGCTACCGCGCGTACGGCGTGCCGGGGGCGTGCGTCGCGGGGCTCGCGATGTTCCTGCCGACGTCGTCGCTCACCGCGTTCATCGCGCGGCGGTGGGAGCGCCTGCGCACGCACCCGTGGGCGCTCGCCGCCGAGCAGGGGCTCGCGCCCGTGGGCCTCGGCCTCATGGCCGCCGGCGTCTACACGCTGGCGCGCGGCGGCGTGCACGACGCGGCGACCGCCGCGCTGGCGGCCGTCGCGACGCTCGCCCTTACGGCCGAGCGGGTTCCGCCGCCGGCGGTCGTGCTCGCGGGCGGCGTTGCCGGCTGGCTCCTGGGCCTGTAG
- a CDS encoding chromate transporter gives MNRIPVSRLIRVFTWTGLTSLGGGRSAYFHDAVVMRRRWLRHEEFLQDLTLSQLLPGPNFANLAVALGCRLAGWAGGAGALLAIVAPGAVILFALTILYFRGGFAPATTHVMHGMAATVVGLVLVATARLVRASIRGRAGVAVAAVTFLLVGPFHVFTPLALALVLPVSLWWHRPRRA, from the coding sequence ATGAACCGGATCCCGGTGTCGCGCCTCATCCGGGTGTTCACGTGGACGGGGCTCACGAGCCTCGGCGGCGGGCGGAGCGCCTATTTCCACGACGCGGTGGTGATGCGCCGCCGCTGGCTCAGGCACGAGGAGTTCCTGCAGGACCTCACGCTGAGCCAGCTCCTGCCGGGCCCGAACTTCGCCAACCTCGCGGTGGCGCTCGGCTGCCGGCTCGCCGGCTGGGCGGGCGGCGCGGGGGCGCTCCTCGCGATCGTCGCGCCCGGCGCGGTCATCCTCTTCGCCCTCACCATCCTCTACTTCCGTGGTGGCTTCGCGCCCGCGACGACGCACGTCATGCACGGCATGGCGGCGACCGTCGTCGGCCTCGTCCTCGTGGCGACGGCGCGGCTCGTGCGCGCGTCGATCCGCGGCCGCGCGGGAGTCGCCGTGGCGGCGGTCACCTTCCTCCTCGTGGGCCCGTTCCACGTCTTCACGCCCCTCGCCCTCGCGCTCGTGCTGCCGGTCTCGCTCTGGTGGCACCGCCCGCGGCGCGCCTGA
- the chrA gene encoding chromate efflux transporter, whose protein sequence is MPPSERPHRGSVLEVLGVATRLGLTSFGGPVAHLGYFREEYVTRRRWLDERSYADLVALCQFLPGPASSQVGIAVGMLRAGLPGAVAAWLGFTLPSAVALLLFAYGVRAAGVGDAGWLHGLKVVAVAVVAQAVWGMARALAPDRPRATLALLAAIVVLLSPTAAVQVLIIAAAGLIGWRALPSAGVPRELDLRVPVGRRLAVAAWVVFGGLLVGLPLARRLAPGPALEVFDSFFRVGSLVFGGGHVVLPLLQAEVVPPGWVSNSEFVAGYGAAQAVPGPLFTFAAYLGAVRAAPPNGVAGAAWALVAIFLPAFLLVVGALPFWNALRRRAGFQGALAGINAAVVGLLLAALYRPVWTSAIAGPADVALALAAFGLLAFWKWPPWLVVLFAAAAGAALAALSPRVV, encoded by the coding sequence GTGCCGCCGTCCGAGCGCCCCCATCGCGGATCGGTCCTCGAAGTGCTCGGCGTCGCCACGCGGCTCGGGCTCACCTCCTTCGGCGGTCCCGTCGCCCATCTCGGCTACTTCCGCGAGGAGTACGTGACGCGCCGACGCTGGCTGGACGAGCGGAGCTACGCCGACCTCGTCGCGCTCTGCCAGTTCCTTCCCGGGCCGGCGTCGAGCCAGGTCGGGATCGCGGTCGGCATGCTGCGCGCCGGCCTCCCGGGCGCCGTCGCCGCGTGGCTCGGGTTCACGCTGCCCTCCGCCGTCGCGCTCCTCCTCTTCGCGTACGGCGTGCGGGCGGCGGGCGTCGGCGACGCGGGCTGGCTGCACGGGCTCAAGGTGGTGGCGGTCGCGGTCGTCGCTCAAGCGGTGTGGGGCATGGCGCGGGCGCTCGCCCCCGACCGCCCGCGCGCGACGCTCGCCCTCCTGGCGGCGATCGTCGTGCTCCTGTCGCCCACCGCGGCCGTGCAGGTGCTGATCATCGCGGCGGCCGGGCTCATCGGCTGGCGTGCGCTCCCGAGCGCGGGCGTGCCGCGCGAGCTCGACCTGCGCGTCCCGGTCGGCCGGCGGCTCGCGGTCGCCGCGTGGGTCGTGTTCGGGGGGCTGCTCGTCGGGCTCCCGCTCGCGCGGCGCCTCGCGCCCGGCCCGGCGCTCGAGGTCTTCGACAGCTTCTTCCGCGTGGGCTCGCTCGTGTTCGGCGGCGGCCACGTGGTGCTCCCGCTGCTCCAGGCCGAGGTGGTCCCTCCGGGCTGGGTGTCGAACTCCGAGTTCGTCGCCGGCTACGGCGCGGCGCAGGCCGTGCCCGGCCCGCTCTTCACGTTCGCCGCCTACCTCGGCGCCGTGCGCGCGGCGCCGCCGAACGGCGTCGCGGGCGCGGCGTGGGCGCTCGTCGCGATCTTCCTGCCGGCGTTCCTCCTCGTCGTGGGCGCCCTGCCGTTCTGGAACGCGCTCCGGCGGCGCGCCGGCTTCCAGGGGGCGCTCGCGGGGATCAACGCCGCGGTCGTGGGTCTCCTGCTCGCGGCGCTCTACCGGCCGGTGTGGACGAGCGCAATCGCGGGGCCCGCCGACGTCGCGCTGGCGCTCGCGGCGTTCGGGCTCCTCGCGTTCTGGAAGTGGCCGCCGTGGCTCGTCGTCCTCTTCGCCGCGGCGGCCGGTGCGGCGCTCGCCGCACTCTCGCCGCGCGTGGTGTAG